In Desulfovibrio sp. UIB00, the following are encoded in one genomic region:
- a CDS encoding MBL fold metallo-hydrolase, protein MKVQFLGAAQTVTGSCYMVEAAGKRFCIDCGMHQGNKAIEARNRETELYQPTAIDFILVTHAHIDHSGLLPKMVKEGFAGPIFCTKATSELLDLMLQDSAHIQEMEALWEARKYQRRGLKNPPTALYNVEDAQKTVTLFQTVDYHKVFEPAPGIRVIYYDAGHILGSGSLRLEADEDGKTTSLIFSGDIGRPQSLIVRSPETPPKADYVFMESTYGDRDHKDENLSVDELGEAIAYSYGKSEKVIIPAFAVERTQEVLYCLHMLAKQNKLPADMPVFVDSPLAIRATEVFERNRELFDDEALKMLNGGDDPFSLPNLRYTLSAAESQAINDYKGPAIVISASGMCNAGRVRHHLRHNIWKPGASIVFVGYQGVGTPGRKLVEKAKKITLFGEDIDVAARIFTINGFSGHAGQSQLLEWLKPLTGNGAQVVLTHGETKAQNVFAGLIEQKFAKRPLIATYLEEMVLEGPQLTETVQHETQAHPRVNWTFLTDEVERKWGMFKGKMADVENRPWVEQTELQEAMEKMDYALTRLLSRM, encoded by the coding sequence ATGAAAGTACAATTTCTGGGTGCGGCGCAAACCGTGACCGGTTCATGTTATATGGTTGAGGCGGCTGGCAAGCGCTTTTGCATTGATTGCGGCATGCACCAGGGCAACAAGGCCATTGAAGCCCGCAACCGCGAAACTGAACTTTATCAGCCTACCGCCATTGACTTTATTCTTGTCACCCATGCTCACATCGACCACTCCGGCCTGCTGCCCAAGATGGTCAAGGAGGGCTTTGCCGGTCCCATTTTCTGCACCAAGGCCACCAGCGAACTGCTGGACCTCATGTTGCAGGACAGCGCCCACATCCAGGAAATGGAAGCCCTGTGGGAAGCGCGCAAATACCAGCGGCGCGGGCTTAAAAATCCCCCAACGGCCCTGTACAATGTTGAGGATGCCCAAAAAACGGTCACCCTTTTTCAGACTGTTGATTACCACAAGGTGTTTGAGCCTGCACCGGGCATCCGCGTAATCTACTATGACGCTGGTCATATTCTTGGTTCCGGCTCCTTGCGCCTTGAGGCTGATGAAGACGGCAAAACCACCAGCCTCATCTTTTCGGGCGACATTGGCCGCCCGCAGTCGCTCATTGTGCGCAGCCCTGAGACCCCGCCCAAGGCCGACTACGTGTTCATGGAATCCACTTACGGCGACCGTGACCACAAGGACGAAAACCTCAGCGTTGACGAACTGGGCGAAGCCATTGCCTACAGCTACGGCAAGAGCGAAAAGGTAATCATTCCGGCATTTGCCGTGGAGCGTACCCAGGAAGTGCTCTACTGCCTGCACATGCTCGCCAAGCAGAACAAACTGCCGGCGGATATGCCCGTATTTGTGGACAGCCCCCTGGCCATCCGCGCTACAGAAGTTTTTGAACGCAACCGCGAGCTTTTTGACGATGAAGCGCTCAAAATGCTCAACGGCGGGGATGATCCATTCTCGCTGCCCAACCTGCGCTACACGCTTTCCGCTGCGGAATCACAGGCCATCAATGACTACAAGGGCCCTGCCATTGTCATTTCGGCCAGCGGCATGTGCAACGCGGGCCGCGTCCGCCATCACCTGCGCCACAATATCTGGAAGCCCGGTGCAAGCATTGTTTTTGTGGGCTATCAGGGCGTGGGCACACCGGGCCGAAAGCTGGTGGAAAAGGCCAAAAAGATCACGCTCTTTGGCGAAGATATTGATGTTGCCGCCCGCATTTTCACCATCAACGGATTTTCCGGCCACGCCGGGCAAAGCCAGCTGCTTGAATGGCTCAAGCCGCTGACCGGCAACGGCGCGCAGGTGGTGCTGACCCATGGTGAAACAAAGGCCCAGAACGTATTTGCCGGGCTTATTGAACAAAAATTCGCCAAGCGCCCCCTTATTGCCACCTACCTTGAAGAAATGGTGCTTGAAGGGCCGCAGCTCACCGAAACCGTGCAGCACGAAACCCAGGCCCATCCCCGCGTCAACTGGACATTCCTCACGGACGAAGTGGAACGCAAGTGGGGTATGTTCAAAGGCAAGATGGCCGATGTTGAAAACCGCCCATGGGTGGAACAAACCGAGCTGCAGGAGGCCATGGAAAAGATGGATTACGCCCTCACCCGCCTGCTCTCGCGCATGTAG
- a CDS encoding TIGR00730 family Rossman fold protein: MPELQQNMIDDLSSVTTESWRTFRIMAEMVEALDTLNALKVKCISLFGTARCKPDSQEYKDAEKISRLLVEAGFGIISGGGPGIMEAANKGAFKANGVSVGLHIQLPHEQGCNQYVKTRCNFRYFFIRKFMFVKYAMAYVVMPGGMGTIDELSEAFVLAQTGRTRPFPIILYDSSYWSGLLEWMRKTMAARGFIKEGEIDKLITVCDTPEDVVAQLCRVII, from the coding sequence ATGCCTGAACTGCAACAGAACATGATTGATGATCTCTCTTCCGTCACCACAGAATCCTGGCGCACCTTCCGCATCATGGCGGAAATGGTGGAGGCGCTTGATACGCTCAACGCGCTCAAGGTCAAATGCATATCCCTTTTTGGTACTGCCCGGTGCAAACCGGATTCGCAGGAATATAAAGATGCTGAAAAAATTTCGCGCCTTCTGGTGGAAGCGGGATTTGGCATCATCAGCGGCGGCGGCCCCGGCATTATGGAAGCCGCCAACAAAGGAGCCTTTAAAGCCAACGGCGTGTCTGTTGGCCTGCACATCCAGTTGCCGCACGAACAGGGTTGCAACCAGTATGTAAAAACACGCTGCAATTTCCGTTACTTTTTCATCCGCAAGTTCATGTTTGTCAAATATGCCATGGCCTACGTGGTCATGCCCGGCGGCATGGGCACCATCGATGAACTCTCAGAGGCTTTTGTGCTGGCCCAGACCGGGCGCACGCGGCCTTTCCCCATCATCTTGTATGATTCAAGCTACTGGAGCGGCCTGCTGGAATGGATGCGCAAGACCATGGCTGCGCGCGGTTTCATCAAGGAAGGCGAAATCGACAAGCTCATTACGGTTTGCGACACGCCCGAAGATGTGGTTGCCCAGCTATGCAGGGTAATTATTTAG
- the tadA gene encoding tRNA adenosine(34) deaminase TadA yields the protein MNTNSSDVRAFSPAGPLTPPPPGHTWQGLMRLALEKARASGAAGEVPVGALVVAPDGRILACCGNAPISGNDPTAHAEVLALRAAGAALGNYRLNQCVLVVTLEPCAMCAAAIIHARIAGLVYGAADPLAGAVVSRAEYFDAQCANHRVWHMGGVLSEECAVLLHDFFDQRRD from the coding sequence ATGAATACGAATAGCTCTGACGTGCGGGCCTTTTCTCCTGCCGGGCCGTTAACGCCGCCCCCGCCGGGTCATACCTGGCAGGGGCTGATGCGGCTGGCTCTGGAAAAGGCCCGCGCCAGCGGCGCTGCAGGCGAGGTGCCCGTGGGGGCGCTGGTGGTGGCTCCGGATGGGCGCATCCTTGCCTGTTGCGGCAATGCGCCCATCAGCGGCAATGATCCCACCGCCCATGCCGAGGTGCTGGCGCTGCGTGCCGCCGGGGCTGCGCTTGGCAACTACAGGCTCAACCAGTGCGTGCTGGTGGTGACGCTTGAACCCTGCGCCATGTGCGCAGCAGCCATAATCCATGCGCGCATTGCAGGGCTTGTGTACGGCGCAGCCGACCCTCTGGCCGGAGCCGTTGTTTCCCGCGCCGAATATTTTGACGCCCAATGCGCCAATCACCGGGTATGGCACATGGGCGGCGTGCTTTCTGAGGAATGCGCCGTATTGCTGCATGATTTTTTTGACCAGCGGCGGGACTAG
- a CDS encoding fused MFS/spermidine synthase has translation MLELTVFMSGALVMVLEMVGARVLAPHVGTSAVVWTSLIGVVLACLALGAWAGGRLADKTLSRRGLGLALAGAGIGSGLTALCHEVIGQWVTAAVGNLYAAAVLAAVCIFALPAFFFGMVTPYAIRLRIESVDSSGATVGRLYALSTAGSIVGTFLGGFILISFLGSTSILWGVAAAMLGLSLCNGGGHMRLRLVLLAVCGLMAVVAASYGRWQDGRAMSHLVESPYNSIRIFEGVDWAQNGRPVRLMATDPGYSQSGMYLDAPNELYFRYTQFYALGPHFTPHANRVLMLGGGGYSVPKWLLADNSPLAKPEAARVTVVELDPAMTETARRWFSLRDDPRLSVRHEDARAFLNRQRDQYDLVFVDVFNSHYAVPFQMGTREAAAGLRRAVAPGGVVLMNVISAVEGPDARLFQGIFNALRQSFAEVQVYCAGGEAPDKLQNLMVAAFPEQRPGTPTGALPSLAAADTENAHSGGLRLADMLASRYTGAALFATPALTDDFAPVERYTLVLLRQ, from the coding sequence ATGCTCGAACTGACAGTATTTATGAGCGGCGCGCTGGTAATGGTGCTTGAAATGGTCGGCGCGCGGGTGTTGGCCCCGCATGTGGGAACCTCCGCCGTTGTGTGGACAAGCCTTATTGGCGTGGTACTGGCCTGCCTTGCCCTGGGCGCATGGGCGGGGGGGCGGCTGGCCGACAAAACCCTTTCCCGGCGAGGGTTGGGCCTGGCCCTGGCAGGGGCTGGCATTGGGAGCGGTCTGACGGCCTTGTGCCATGAGGTCATAGGCCAATGGGTAACGGCAGCCGTGGGCAACCTGTATGCGGCGGCGGTTCTGGCTGCGGTGTGCATTTTTGCTCTGCCCGCATTTTTTTTCGGCATGGTGACGCCCTATGCCATACGCCTGCGCATCGAGAGTGTGGATTCCTCAGGGGCCACCGTGGGCAGGCTGTACGCCCTTTCCACTGCGGGCAGTATTGTGGGAACCTTTCTGGGCGGCTTTATCCTCATCTCCTTTTTGGGCAGCACAAGTATTTTATGGGGTGTGGCTGCGGCCATGCTGGGCCTTTCGCTGTGCAACGGCGGGGGGCACATGCGTTTGCGCCTTGTGCTGCTGGCTGTTTGCGGGCTTATGGCTGTGGTGGCGGCAAGTTATGGCCGCTGGCAGGATGGCAGGGCCATGAGCCATCTTGTGGAAAGCCCCTATAACAGCATTCGCATTTTTGAAGGGGTAGACTGGGCGCAGAACGGCAGGCCCGTACGCCTTATGGCTACTGATCCCGGTTACAGCCAGTCGGGCATGTATCTGGACGCCCCTAATGAACTGTATTTTCGGTACACCCAGTTTTACGCGTTGGGGCCGCATTTTACGCCCCATGCGAACCGGGTGCTCATGCTGGGCGGCGGCGGGTATTCTGTTCCCAAATGGCTGCTTGCAGATAATTCCCCTCTGGCAAAGCCCGAGGCCGCGCGCGTGACCGTGGTGGAACTTGATCCGGCCATGACGGAAACAGCCCGGCGCTGGTTTTCTCTGCGTGATGATCCCCGTCTGAGTGTGCGGCACGAGGACGCCAGGGCTTTTCTGAACCGTCAGCGTGATCAGTACGACTTGGTGTTTGTGGATGTTTTCAACTCGCACTATGCCGTGCCTTTCCAGATGGGAACACGCGAGGCAGCCGCTGGCTTGCGGCGAGCTGTGGCTCCTGGCGGAGTTGTGCTCATGAACGTGATTTCCGCTGTGGAAGGGCCGGATGCCCGCCTGTTTCAGGGGATTTTCAACGCATTGCGCCAGTCTTTTGCCGAGGTGCAGGTGTACTGCGCTGGCGGCGAAGCACCCGACAAGCTGCAAAACCTTATGGTTGCCGCTTTTCCCGAGCAGCGGCCAGGCACCCCGACGGGCGCGCTGCCATCCCTGGCGGCAGCAGACACAGAAAATGCCCATTCAGGGGGCTTGCGCCTTGCCGACATGCTGGCAAGCAGGTACACGGGTGCAGCCCTCTTTGCCACCCCCGCGCTTACGGATGATTTTGCCCCGGTGGAACGTTACACGCTGGTTTTGTTGCGTCAGTAG
- a CDS encoding RNA-binding protein, producing the protein MATSIYVGNLPWSATQEGVESLFSPYGEVLSVKLVSDRETGRARGFGFVEMEDADAINAIAALDGKEFDGRALRINKAEPKKPAPRRW; encoded by the coding sequence ATGGCTACTTCTATCTACGTCGGCAATCTGCCCTGGTCCGCCACTCAGGAAGGCGTTGAATCCCTGTTCAGCCCCTACGGCGAAGTTCTTTCCGTGAAGCTCGTTTCCGACCGCGAAACCGGCCGCGCCCGTGGCTTTGGCTTTGTGGAAATGGAAGACGCCGACGCCATCAACGCCATTGCCGCTCTTGACGGCAAGGAATTTGACGGCCGCGCCCTTCGCATCAACAAGGCTGAGCCCAAAAAGCCCGCCCCCCGTCGCTGGTAG
- a CDS encoding response regulator transcription factor, protein MPQNPPLATTPADQNANGIPERILVVEDDKVIRALVTTTLESHGISFLTAATGREALAEASRANPDVILLDLGLPDMDGVDIIRAVRQWSMLPIIVLSARSEDDDKVAALDAGADDYLTKPFSVDELLARLRAALRRVRYERGHMGRSESSFENGDLRIDFAAGCVSVAGQQVHLAPMEYKLLCLLANNVGKVLTHKTILQAVWGSALPQSLPSLRVFMATLRKKLEAASPQCDCIRTHVGIGYRMSRSDG, encoded by the coding sequence ATGCCGCAAAATCCGCCCTTAGCGACCACTCCGGCAGACCAGAACGCCAACGGAATTCCCGAGCGTATTCTTGTGGTGGAAGATGACAAGGTCATCCGCGCGCTTGTGACAACCACGCTTGAGAGCCACGGCATATCCTTTTTGACCGCCGCCACCGGGCGCGAGGCCCTTGCAGAGGCCTCGCGGGCCAATCCCGATGTCATACTGCTTGATCTGGGCCTGCCGGACATGGACGGCGTGGATATCATCCGGGCGGTGCGCCAATGGTCCATGCTGCCCATTATTGTGCTGAGCGCCCGCAGCGAAGATGACGACAAGGTAGCCGCGCTGGACGCAGGCGCGGATGACTACCTTACCAAACCTTTCAGCGTTGATGAATTGCTGGCCCGGCTGCGTGCCGCCCTGCGGCGCGTTCGGTATGAACGCGGGCACATGGGCCGCAGCGAAAGCAGCTTTGAGAATGGCGATCTGCGTATTGATTTTGCCGCAGGGTGCGTCAGCGTTGCCGGGCAACAGGTGCATCTTGCGCCCATGGAATACAAACTGCTGTGCCTGCTCGCAAACAATGTGGGCAAGGTGCTTACGCACAAAACAATCTTGCAGGCCGTGTGGGGCAGTGCCCTGCCGCAGTCGCTTCCTTCATTGCGCGTGTTTATGGCAACCTTGCGCAAAAAACTGGAGGCCGCCTCGCCACAATGTGATTGCATCCGCACCCACGTGGGCATCGGCTACCGCATGAGCCGTTCTGATGGCTGA